The DNA segment CTGacaaatagaaaacaaaacaatatacaataacGTCATTTGAATGTTCAACCTTGCTCTTCCtcacttttcttttaaatattactaCATAAGCGAAGGCAATTCACCCAAGGGAATTTGgtatagaaacaagctcagtagccaaaaggtTCAACGTAAACCCCGTTAAGACAAGAGACTGACGATTTATGTTATATACAGACAATAATGTTATTTCTTAACTGATAGTTTTATGGAAAGGGCATTTCCCAAAATAATAGATCATAAATCTAtcaggttgtccggttagcgcattGGTGAgctcactcgcttctcaccaaggcgaccggGGTTAGATTCCCGGCCGGGGCGCATGTTAGTTTGGTTAGTAATCACCAAGCCGGACGAGTGGGTTTTCTCAGGGTACTCCGGTtacccccacaacacaagatcgcactctcgcgcaacatcgtgccaacgagagtgacttagtataagacATCAAAGCTTTCTTCACAATGAGAACGATTTGAAAAGGGATTATAATATTAGTTAATACAGATACATATCAGGTCACAAATAAGTAagaacacatattatatatatatcactacTTAGAGTTAAGATAAAAAACACATTGTGTCTATTTGATTTTGCAGCGTTATTGGTTATAGGTgcacttatttttaaaatttagtgATAACAAGTAcgtgtttctttaaatataaaaaaggaaatcCTGAGATCATGGGATCCTTATATACGCTTTGTGATTTACCTTGATTTTCTGGCATTTAGTTTGGGGTGTTACATTGAGATCTTGATATTTACTTTCGGTATATAAATACTTTCTGTAAGGTAAACACATCTGGATGTTTTTGCATTCTGGCACAGAAAATGAGTGTGTTCGAGGAACCGAGCGCATTTTGAGCAAAGTTCTTCAAACTTATTTTCGAGTACTGTGAGTTAACTTGCTTttacaagtatattttttatacatttacgGGAGACACGAACGAAAGCAGTtgggtttttttattcaaattaagaTGCGTATCGTTGTCGTCGTAAATATTGCTGGTGATCTTTTATGTGATTTCAAATTAATGCAATACCCtgaaaactactactactactactctaactactactactactactactactactactactgctactgctactgctactgctactactactactactattactactactactaatactactataataataataataataataataataataataataataataataataataatgattataataataatagtaacaataataataattgttaggATTACAATGAGATAGCTAGTTTGACGATGGATACATAGATTTATTTAGATCCTTTCGatcaatttcattattatcttaCAGTGTTACTGTAAGTGCATGTGTTTCAACTGATAATACTATTGTAAACAAGTTAAAAACGTTATCTGCTGAGAAGGCGATAGAGGTTCTGGTTACATTATGGGTCACGTAAGTCAACAAGACCGGTGTTATATAGCTTcggtattttaataaaaattgagcGATTTAAAGCATTGAATAAAGGCGGTTACAATCTACCCTTCTGCCAAGTATTGAATGACAAAACTGCTATCATTTAACAGCTGGTCTGCGCTATTTTAATGATCTTAGATATTTTGGattgacaataatatttttatgattgGCGGCTCATAACAGGCGCAATTGCGAATGTCAACGCTGCACGGTGACTTCAAAAGCCATGTCGAGCCCAGTCTGACTGTTCTTATCGGTGCAAAGTTGCGATGTGAACGGTGCTTGATAAGCTTGATTTGCAAACAGTGGTATAAGACTAAAACTAGTTTATGCTTCCCGGTGCTACGTGAGGAATAAAGCGGTGACCTAAAATTAGTACTTAATGCAAAGTCCTGCATGTGCATGTGGAGCTGATATTGAAGTCGTGGAACACTTTCTCTTCCagttcaaaatatgtttaatagaACCTATAGAAATGTTTAGAGAAACCCGTGCCTTCCATCCACTTAAAATCGACAATTTACTTTTAGCTTCGACAACCTTACTGATGAACAAAATGAgatcattttataaaatgagATCATTTTATACgagttcaaaaatatataaagaatattaaacaatgtttaattaactttaatcGCATTTAATGGTGTCCTGTTCTACTAAAGCGTTGAAGTTGACGCTCGACCTTGACTTTTGCagtttagaatacaacctatagTTTCAGCCAATGCAATTACagcattaagtactaggcttaaagATCCGCCTACTGCCATTCATTCGATACACATCTTCTGAgtcattgacaatgtgtcagccaattaggttgtattctaagtcagtaagatAACTTGAAGTTacatcttaatgataaagaagggcTACGCTTACTCtgtccattcttaatcattaagatattaatTCATATCGTCTAACTATTACATTGTCATTTTACAATATCAAGTCGGATCCAAATGAGTGAACTATCACTGCCCAAGTTGactgtcaataaatattttcaattatttggtgatatttcacttaaatgatcataacaaaaacatatgatttgcTTTCAGATAATAGCTtatcaatttatattgatttaattaatagctacgtggccccaatttctccaaTTTCAAAAAGCGCCAAAGTGCATATCTATAGTGTGCTTCTTTAAGCCGCAATAGCTGTTTTAAGTATGAGGATATAGTGTGtgatttcgattttttttcttgcaggATATAAGCCTCGACGCCGCTACAAGTATTGCCATGTCTGTAGTACATTATCCGTCAGACTCCTTTGTGTAATCataatcatgttgttttttcagagCAACTCGCGATCAACTTGTCGACGCtggttttttacaattttggtAAGAGATTTGTCTTACTTGTGTCAACAACCATCAAAATACTGAAGagtttttgttaacaaatatgagtttggtttgtattcacaaaacattcatTGTAAACTAtgagtttaaacttaaaataaacaaattgaagaataaaacaacaagttGTTAGTGCACTAATATAAGacttatattgatatatttatgtgttaCGGTTTGGTTTTTTCTGGCACTAACAATGTCATATTAATAAAACCGTTTTTATCTAGTTCGGCACATTATCACCTGCAGAATTTCCGATTTGTACAAATCTATTTACAGTAATTTATTTCAGATTGCTATAGTTTCAATTGcgcttttttatttcagattgcTACTGCAAAATGCAATAGTTTCACTTGCactatttgttttcaatttgctTCATGAGAATGCTACAGTTTCACCTGCGGTAATTCATTTCAGATCGCAACAATTACACTTGCTGTAGCTTTCGGTATCGGCTATTTCAGCAAGCCTCTAATAAGTACCGAAGAATCTCATCCGAACATATCTAAAGAACACGGTGTACAATTTCTCCGACAACGAAGTATAGTGGCTTTTTTATTCGTTtacttgttaaatatatgtattatcaaATTATAACGTTTAAATCATGTACGTATGATATTTGAAAGCTAAGTTCATAACCTTTTGTCTACAGTTAACGTACAAATGTTGTTCATAGACGAAGTCCATTTTAACAACTGTGTAGGCTATCTTCAGTAAAAGaacatatcaatttattttgagtATTCATTTCCTGATTTCTGAAATCCTTCCGTTTTTTCCAGTCTTTACATATTCATTGCTTTACTGGTCGGCTACTGTTCATTGTTTCACTGGTCGTCAAGCGTATACTGCTTCACTGTTAACTGGTCGGAAATTGTTCATTATATTCTAGTCTTTACATATTCACTGTTAACTGGTCGGAAATTGTTCATTATATTCTAGTCTTTACATATTCACTGTTAACTGGTCGGAAATTGTTCATTATATTCTAGTCTTTACATATTAATTGTTAACTGGTCGGAAATTGTTCATTATATTCTAGTATTTACGTATTCATTGCTTTACTGGTCGCCAAGCTTGAATTGTTTTACTGGTTGGAAATTGTTCAGTGTTCTAAAATGTTTCGACGAGCATGGCATTTGACtaaatttgtcatttaaatgatgtttatcatttatatttgtttaaaaaccgTTTAGTTCTTCAAACGGTCGTTGATTACCTCCTTACTTTTTTCAGATAGCCCTGATCTTCTTGTGAACCCTAAGCAACCATGTAATGATACCCATTACTGCGAGAAATGTACAGCGACTGTAATTTCTTCTAAACATCGGCATGAACATGAAGGCAAGAGCTCTTTGATGTCAGTATGATATATAACGTTCCATATGTTCTATAGAGAcgtgtagttttttttttttttttttttttttttttttttttttttttttttaattctaataaGAATGAATGACAGCGCATAAAGTAACTTCAGTTAAAGATTTATTCAGAAGAAGGGTTTGTTGGAAACAAATTagttaataaattataaaagtaaatagATAACGACAGTATATTTtctacataaaacatatatgttatgCCATGTGCATGATTGATTATATATACCTATTATTCTCATTTATGAATTGAAAAACTGCAGAGACAACCCAAGTTGTCAAAAATCCTAAAATAAACCCAGTTTAGGGGCAATaagcaagggcccaaacgacactgaactagagacacaaacatatttacacCACCTACACCAATTCACAGGCCAGGCCAGATTTCATACATATTGAGAGTACAAGCACTAAATATACTGGAAAAACAATGAAAGAcctttatttagaaatgaaactgcatgtttaatgtaatgtttttttctgagttttatttagatacataagatatatattttatttttacatacatatatatttcatttgtgatgattgttatgttttgactttatttaagatgtagaaattccatctTACAGTTCATATAGTTGAACATCAAAGTGTTCAAAACTACATGCATAGCTCAATTGAAAACctgatttttgtataataaaattaattaatttaatgcattcacataaactacatttttttatctAGATAAATCccagaaaaaatattatatcaaacatgcagtttaatttttaaataaaggtctattattgtgtttgtgtatatttagaGCTTGAACTCTCATTATGTATAAAATCTGGCATGGCCTGGCACGACATGCTGAGTCagcaggccaggccaggccaggccaggccaggccaggtttTAGAATATGCCCTCCGAGCAAAAGAAACTAGCAgtcttttgataaaaatattggcATACcgcattgataaatatttgggtaccgccttggaatggtcattGAAAACACTACGGATTTCACTGGGAGCTTTATCTAGTTAGCATGGCAATAACCTCACTATAGTTTCATCTTTTGTCAATAAtgactaaaataaataaataatgcctCACCAGAAAACGCATCAACTTGCAAACAAGGGGTTTTCTCGTTTTAATGTTGTGTTTGTGAATGAACTTAcggtgtgtgttttttacatcaatgttcattttttcgTTATTGTTCTTACAGGAAAAGCATGCGAAAAAAAATTCTCAACAAAAAGCCCGGTTTGTATATtctctttgaaaaaatattttttatatcacttTTGACTTTCAATAGCCAAGGCGTAGAAAACGCGGATGGATAGTGACAAATTAAACAAGTTAATCGAACATGTAAGCAATGTTGATTATGCAGACTATATAAATAAGGTTTGTTTTGCTGATCATATGACTTGGTGTTTGCTTATGTTGACAATATAGTTTgaaagggcccaaacgacaatgaactagagacaaaaacatatttacaccaCATTCACAAGTACAcataccaaaaacaaacttacaccacaaaCTCAATTACAATTACAGCAAACAAAATACACCTTCatcaaaatgcattatttttaaattatgggatcaccgccttggaacggccaaGCAAACATAGTTTCGCTGGAACCCGAGTCGACCGGGGGCTTTAACTAGTTTAatggccataacctcacacttgtaCCCTTAATTAATCAACAAAGTTTGACGGTACGAGTGAACAGATACACGCAAAGAACGGAAGACAGAAGAACCCACTCCttgcacaaaaaacaacaagctgtcttttgataaatattggaATATCGCGTCGATAAATATTGCGGTGTTCCGTTTGAATGGCACCGATAACACGGATTTTACTGGGAGCTTTATCTAGATAAGATGGCGATAACCTCactattgttttatcaaatgtcaataattactaaaatcatatttaatttactaaaataaaacttaataaatgcAACATCAGAGCAcgcatcaacttgaaaacaatgatgaatcaagcaaaagataacaaataaactgaataattaatttcaagtaCTCAGCGATTAGATGCAAGTCTAGTTATATTATGGTTCATTCCATGAAGATAGGTCATATATTTGCAAATACGTTTTGGTCGGCCTTGACCAGTAGATTTCCCCTTTTGAATTAGGATGAGCaggtcaaatgtcaataatGCACTCAACAAGTTTCGGACAGCAGGGTCCGCATAATCAATGGACTATTGTTTGACAGAGGACCATGCCACTCCACCATACTGCCATCGGCCGGTATTGACACACAGCGTTGTGGACGACATTCGATCAAAGATCACCATAAACAtctttcattaaagggactgtgtcacagattgtcactttttttttctgtaacgaatctcaggacaattatctaatatgttacgctttgatatcataattgtaaaaaaagtaccaaaatgtaaataaaaattgtgtcggagactgggttcgaacccgcgtcgccaaaattgaagacCAGTGTCTTACCTACTGAGCTATTAAGGCTTATTCACTCGTGTGAcataattaaactataaacctacctcggtaatatcacgtaataacaccgactagccaatcacgcataaggaatgaattctacctggtagacatacccagtaactttttaaatggaaaaatacgaaataactgctgaactttaaaaagttataaactatgtggtacttcagtaagtaagtttcaatgcattgtacacatcgatgccaagtttatgtcatttttcaacaatattttttttcgctattttatcatctgtgagacagcccctttaaacttaTTTCTACTGAAAGTATTCATGAGGTCTAGCTGTTTCTGACATAACAGCGCTGGGGTGGGATTCTCTCCTTGTTGTGctaaatttgaaaagaaacttATGGTGATGtcttttttcattaatgattATTCTTTCGTTTTTGTTCTTCCAGGACAAGGACAAGTATGCCGTAAAAATCCTCTCATCGAAAAGCCCGGtcagtatttttcttttttgactTTTAATGCCAAGGCGAAAAATAAACGATTGGATAGTGAcaatttaaacaagtaaatcGAAAATGTACGCTTAATTACTGTTGATTGATGCTGACAATATAATTAAGGTTTGTTTTGATGATAATATAGCTTGGTGTTTGCTTATGTTGACAatattaccagagtttgataagGTTGACACAATCactgtgggggggggggggggtatgctAAATTACTACAAGTGATTTAGACGAACTCATAAAGTTAAGCAGAAATGATATGATTATGCAATCTTGTTCAAGAAACATCGTTAAGCAGAAATATCAGGATCATGATAACGTGTTTACTAACTCattcaaaagttgaaatattaaattaagcTATCGTGTGTATGTACTTATTGTATAGTAGTAATGTTTGGATCttgttatcatgtttacaaACTCAATGTTACATCATGCTTTCGTGTATTGTAAAGTAGAAATGGTAGGATTATGCTATATACCGAACTCGTTGTAAATAGAAATGGTAGGATTATGCTATATACCGAACTCGTTGAAACGTAGAAATTGTAGGATTATGCTATGCCAAACTCGTTGTAAATAGAAATGGTAGGATAATGCTATACCGAACTCAGTGTAATGTAGAAATGGTAGGATTATGCTATATACCGAACTCGTTGAAAAGTAGAAATGGTAGGAGTATGCTATGCCGAACTCGTTGTAAATAGAAATGGTAGAATAATGCTATTCCGAACTCGTTGTAAAGAAGAAATGGTAGGATTATTCTATACCGAACTCGTTGTAAAGAAGAAATGGTAGGATTATTCTATACCGAACTCGTTGTAAAGAAGAAATGGTAGGATTATGCTTAACCGATCTCATTGTAAAGTAGAAATGGTAGGACTATGCTATACCGAAAACagtgttaaatataaatggtaGGATAATGCTATACCGAACTCGTTGTAAAGTAGAAATGGTAGGATTTTAGTATGCCGAACTCGTTGAAAAGTAGAAATTGTAGGATTATAGTATGCCGAACTCGTTTTAAAGTAGAGATGGTAGGATTATTCTATACCGAACTCGTTGTAAAGAAGAAATGCTAGGATTATGCTAAACCTATCTCATTGTAAAGTAGAAATGGTAGGACTTTGCTATACCAAACAAagtgtaaaatataaatggtaGGATTATGCTATACCGAACTCGTTGTTAAGCAGAAACGGTAGGATTATGCTATACACCGAACTCGTTGTAAAGAAGAAATGCTAGGATAATGCTATACACCGAacttgttgtaaaaaaaaaatgataggaTTATGCTATGTTCCAATTTCATTGTTAAGTAGAAATGGTAGGATTATGCTATACCGAACTCGTTGTAAAGAAGAAATGGTAGGATTATGCTATACCGAACTCGTTGTAAAGAAGAAATGGTAGGATTATGTTATACCGAACTCGTTGTAAAGAAGAAATAGAAGGATTATGCTATTTTACCGAACTCGTTGTAACGAAGAAATGGTAGGATTATGCTAAACCGTACTCGTTGTAAACTAGAAATGGTAGGATTATGCTAAATACCGAACTCATTTTACAGTAGAAATGGTAGGATTATGCTAAATACCGAACTCATTTTACAGTAGAAATGGTAGGATTGTGCTAAATACCGAACTCATTTTATAGTAGAAATGGTAGAATTATGCTAAATACCGAACTCATTGAAAAGTAAAACTCATTTTCTCTACGACATGCCCTGTTGTTCATGCTTTAATCACCATTCGGTCATCTCTTGTTTGAACAGATTGTTTCCGATGCAATGACAGTTGTATTTCAACGGTTAACCTGACAAACCTCCTGGGGCAACACATTATATGTAACACCACCGTAGAGGAAATTGTATGTAAGTTTTAATAGAATGAACCTATATTTACATGCACGAGCCATAAGTTCAAACTCTACTAATGATACAATTTAGTGGCAATCAATATGGGGTGTCTGTTTCGCTTGCGCAGCATGGCAGTACTTGAACGGCAGCGTCACATGTTCGTTTCCggttaatacttggtatgcactGCTTGGTATTTGTCATAGTGCGCAGATGGCCCCTATTGCTTTAGGGTCAATATGTAAAGGGCCAGGAGCGAGGTGACTCTTATCGAACACGTATGTACGCTCCCCAGTCTACTCACCCGATTTACAGAATTCTGAGACGAATGCTTTCAATCTTCCAAAGCCATGTTTAGTAGATAAATATGAATAACGATTGCATTAGACTATTATCAagtcgaaaattgatgttttgtttttacatatgtATAGGCTGTGACCTGATTCAAATGGCACCTGATAAATGCGGAAATAACGGTAAAATCATTTGCAATAACGTCTCAAACCCACCATTTTGCAACTGCAACTACAACTGGACAGGACTGACGTGTGACCAAATAGATTTCCAAGAGGTAATACattaataagttgttttttaacGACCCAAACCTGAAGAACCTTTGTGACCTTTATGCCTAGTATtcgtaattttattttttactgtgTGGCTAAATTGAGGCAGTCTTACATTTGTTtatcgataaaaaaaaaatatcaaaaaatattGCAATCCACAGGTTATGTGCAATTGTTTCACTCTTGGGAAGGCCATTGCCTATGCGGACAGTATGAAGTCTTGCAACGATGCTGGGCGACCTGCAAACTGGACTGAGTGCATTTTAGACGGCGAACGAGAAAATACGCCAATGAACTGTATATGCGCTCCTTTAAATACAACAGATATAAGATGTTAGtatatttcatagaaataaaATGCAAGCAAGAAACTATGTTCGGTAcgaattctttacattttttcaGTCATCAGTAATGAACGAAAATCCTTTCCAAGCAAATAACAAGAATGAACAAGAGGCAAATTAGTGATAGGTTTGTAGTTATCAAggataaataagttttaaaaccTTAAGTTAGAATGTTAAAAAATCGAATCGTTCATTTAATGAAACCTAAAGTTAACACGAACatatagatatttatttttctttatgtcAGCCTCATGCGCAATCGGGACCATTGGGTTGACATTTAATTAtcactatttaaaatatttgtgtaaatgtatCCTTATGCAACAAGTAATCTCTTTCTCTATTCATGAGCTTTCAGCAAATAAACTGGCTGAGACCAAGAATGTTCCTATACCTATATTTGGTCTAACCCCTTTGATTGTATTTCAGTTCATCTTGATGAAAAGAAAGATCTACAGAATTGCAGTTTTTCACAGTCTTAAAAAGGTATTAAAGAACTTGACCTATATATTAATCGCTTATGAACTATTTGATAAGTCTTTATTTATATTCTGATATCGACAAAAATGTACTGTTAAGATTTTATTGTTGGTGCATTCCAAAAGATGAACTAGttattctgtatttattctttataCCTATCATCTTTAAAacgttaaaatatgtttaacgtTTACACGGATATCATTAAGACAATATTGATGATAACttgattaccaatagtaacttATCGTTTCTTTTCGTTGCAGGATATATAGTGTAATAAAACATTCCTGATGATGTGAAACAGCGAAATAATTCTCATTTAATTTGTGATATTAAATCGGAGACTAAATGATTACAGATAATCAGGATACTGCtgcttgtttcatttttttctggatAAAAAAGATCTTTGCccattatatgtttaaataattagcTATTATTGGCTGAACAGATTGTTGTATGATATTTTGTTCTACTACGTGAACATTATCAGGTTATTAGGCAATGGttgaaaacagtatttttaGAAATACGAAAAAGTTATATGACATGAAGttaattcttaattattaaacgggtagatgatacaattgcaagaaaaagaaattgtcaaaaaactttaatacaattgacatcgttgtgtacacCGCATCGATTTTATtttctgatgtatcacatcgcttataACACATCTATCTTTCGCAATTTTCGagcatttttccaatttgaaaattCATTATGGTtttctaccacgtaaatcccaataagtttaaaaatggcgtcggtatatgtatctttactcataaacagatatgatttaaaccgGGAAACCAAAATGGGCTATTTTACACGGAGAAACACAGATgcgacagcaacatgattgtttcgttcattatttaataatgtgatgtattatcggcctcctacattagctcgcattgacaataCTGGGCTTGTTTTGAGGCTGTTCTTTGCTGGTTTTTAAACCAGCTGCTGTCTATCACCTTTAAGAACAGGAGGAGTGGTTGCAGCGAACGAGCccttttaaattattaagataTTAATTCAGGtgatctaactgacttagaatacaacctcattggctgacacattgtaaaTGCTTATTCATAAAGATTTTACATCCTGTCATCTAACTATTTACTTATATTCGAAAATAAGTTTCACCATAAAAAAGCCACCTGCTACATTTTTTATAACTAGAAATAGTGCTAGTTAACATTAATGTGTTTATACGGGCAGCATGGATGATTTTGTGATTTTTGGTTAAGTTATGTTATATTACTAAAattgttgtatgcattttttttgtggaccaatgaatttaatattacatgtattcGAATTCCCGCCTATTTATACTCCATTGAACTCTTAGTCCTTATCATTTTTGATAGCTGCCTTCTCAAAGATTGACAGGTCTCAAATCTCAATCGTTTGGGAAATTGCCgaaatttccatttttaaagcgttagtaaagctttaagccataacacaTCAATTCTAGTATCACTGATTTCAAGACATTAATACGCAAAATTGggtctttcaaagacaaaaaaccTGTCAAACGgtcaacctgtgagagtgcagctttaactcaAGAACGAAGTGACTTGAGTACTTAAATTATCTATATAGATAAGTAACTGTAGTTGACAATCATTTGTAGTTATTGGAACCTACGTTTCGCCTGTCcagttgttgttgtatttcttcGGAAAGAAAGTCACATccatatattaaacatatacataaagcTTATACATCTTGTAAATTGTCAAACTAATTCATTTCATGTTTGTCTCAGAGTTCAAGTACAGTCGTTGCAAAAACAATGCTTATGTATGATCCAACCTTTTTTTAAGTTCACTTACGTAATCGTGTAACGACAGAATTTATTATAGCAAATGATGTAGGAAATTGAACGGAAAtcaaaatacagtcgaaccccgttggctcgaactcaaagggaccggcgaaaatacttcgagcctcagAAAAATCGAGCCATGCGGGATTTTTTACCTTAAGTATAAAGCAaacggtcctttacatctagttggAGCCAACGATGacttcgagccaaacgagttcgagccaacggggttcgactgtaattacTTTGTTTCGGTTTTATTTGCCTTTACTCCTTTATGTACTCGTAGAAGAGGCTTGTTATGTCACTCTTGGTATATCTGGTTCATCgttttaatgcaatatacaTACGAACACGATCGACAGACAGCCCACATCCACCGAACCGGAAATTTTATTGACATATCATAAAATAACCATGCATTATGCTGACTGTTAAATTGACacgcttattcaaaatcaatacatacacatgtataacaaacataaatattgactgaTTTGCCTTTAACTTTTTACTaactaatgcatttatggaaaatattaattactgataacaagattgtaaccgtgtataatagcagaaagcgcaaaaatattaaatgattggtgaatgctaaaagatataCTGTGTTCTACTATAATcccataaggtaaaaataccgtcttttatgctcatttctttcaaatcaaactcggtaCCCTCcacaagaaccattgttttcgacatttattcctcatttttggagtgcatttttaaaattatttttgtaattaaataaaagatatgcATCAAAATGAGTTCAATTAAATTTCAGGTATTCGTAAGGTTGTATccaaatttgcattttatatttcacttcCTTATTTTAACGAGTGATGTTTTTTGATGTACCATTCGGAAC comes from the Mya arenaria isolate MELC-2E11 chromosome 13, ASM2691426v1 genome and includes:
- the LOC128214083 gene encoding uncharacterized protein LOC128214083 translates to MDSPQDESRTEMLAVGIGDDESSQQNDSSHGQSNSRSTCRRWFFTILIATITLAVAFGIGYFSKPLISTEESHPNISKEHGVQFLRQRNSPDLLVNPKQPCNDTHYCEKCTATVISSKHRHEHEGQGQVCRKNPLIEKPDCFRCNDSCISTVNLTNLLGQHIICNTTVEEIVCCDLIQMAPDKCGNNGKIICNNVSNPPFCNCNYNWTGLTCDQIDFQEVMCNCFTLGKAIAYADSMKSCNDAGRPANWTECILDGERENTPMNCICAPLNTTDIRFHLDEKKDLQNCSFSQS